GGTGATGATTTGGCATCGTCGATGTCACACATGATCGCAACAGTCTAGAGGATTGCGTCATCGCATGACTTTGGGGGATACGGCTTGCAGCTGCGATCACGCAGTCACAAGCTCTGTGTGCCTCTAGCTTAACTGAGGAGATACATGTAACGCTATGTTAAGTtaatgccagcgttagtgacaaaattcgTTTTAAACAACCTGGCCCACGGCCACAAAAACCAACTCCTCAAAAAGGATTGGTAATGGCCTTAGCTCACTGAGTGGTCTTTGCTATATTTTGTCCTATTGCCAGCGTGTTCCACTTTGATGTCATCCCACTGGCAAACGATGGAAAAAGTGCAAGACGTTTTTTCCCTCTTTCTCGGATCAATAATTAGCAGGCGGCAAAAAACCAAGATCACGGATCAGGGATCTTGGTTCTTGTGGTGGTCAATGTCTGTGCATGATACGAATAATATCATTAGTAAAATTACCTCACATCTGGTTTTCTCTTTGCCAAACTACAGGGTGTGTCAGCGATAGACCAACTAGTTTGACAAACCCATAATCTGGGTATAGCATGTATAGTGCAACTGTCCTGTAATTTTACCAGTTAAACTTCCCAACCTCGATTGAAAGTTGCATAAGTAGTTTTGTCGCAATCTGCTGTTACGAATCCACCGAACAGTAGTGCTTATTTTGTCAACTGAAGACGACCTTGGGTAGACTCAGTCCATTTTGCCTTCAACATTATGTTCATCTCAAGATTAGGCCTCCAGTTCTTTTTATCATGTGATTGTATTCCCCTTCAGAATAAAATTGTTTGCAATGCTTCTAATGAATATGACAACTTGTGAGTTAAGAAGATCATTGGGTCCTTCTCCTCACATTTTCTCATCAAGCCATTTCTCAAATTGGAGACGTGACAATTCACACGAGGAGTGAAAAAAAACGTCTTTCCAGGGAGCCTGTTTGACTTGAGTCAGCTCACTTGTTCAGTTCTGGTTACACGCATATAGAAAAGAACTGTTTTGTGTATCAATTTATTTCCCTTTCCAACTCTTTTCACGGGTAGTTTGCCTTCTATTCATACAGCTTCATCGTAAAAAAGTGGTCAGTTTTTTATGATTGCTTGTATCCATGGCAAGACTTTCATGTTTTGAAGAACTTGATCACACTGAAAAGAAATTTGGTTTGCGAATGTTTCCTCCTATGTGTCGTGTGTTGGTATTGCAGTTTGAgagaaaacttttaaaacaataAGCTTATCGCTTTTTTTGCTTAAAAGAATGACACTGCGATTATATGCAAACCTTCCTAATGAATCAGGCTCTATTTTTCCTCGTGATATCATTGTCAGTGAGAGGCATGACAATCACTATGTCAAACTTTGACTCCTGTGACGTTTTGGTGATAAAAGAACCAGTGGCATAACAGTATTATTAGTGAAAATGCATGTATCATAATGTATTAGGAGATCACATCACATGATAAAAAAGTTCTAACGAAGATTGTTGCACATTAAGCAAATGTTAAGCAGATATACTGACTTTAATCATGAGAATATCCAAGTCTAATAGCAGTTGTTTTAGTTCATTATGTGTCTCCTAGGTGGCCAAAAACTGCTCCATTCAGTGCTGTCACCTGGGATCCAATTTATCAACTAAAAGTTGCTTTCACTTGAGGTCAGTTCACAGGATTTTCTAGCcatgtcaatacatgtatatctggtTTGGGAGCAACTCTTTTGCGGAAACTTTTGTTTTATATGCAGTACATGTAAGCACCTAACTGATCATGATAATAGCATTTTTGCTCCGCCCCTGAAATATTGTCAAGAATTAAAAAACTACCTCCTTTGAGGATTTGGCGCACGGCACGGCCtacttttcacttgatttttcgTTCCCAGATTGAACAAGTGGAACAACAGGGAGCCATCGGTGCCATATTGTACACAGACCCATCCGATTACGCGAAAGACATGACGGAGGTTTGGCCGAATGGATGGTGGATTCCGGGAGATGCGGTGCAGCAAGGAAATGTGCGATCGGTCGGGCGGGGCGACCCTCTTACACCGCATTGGCCCTCTATTGGTAAGAACTGAATTACAGACGCCCGTTTGTGACCTGTATATAGCCACCCAGTAATCACGGTGGTGattcaaacacaaaatcattTGTTTCATTTGGAAATTGTTCATGCGTAACTTATGGTGCTTCTCGCATTCACATTTGGCCAAGTTATTGGTGGGGTTGACTGTTGATTACGTAATAGGCTGTTACACCTTCTATTCCCCTGAACAGCTGCAGTAGTCGACACAATTTTTTAAGCACGAGCGAAATTGCCTACAAAATATGCCAGTGCAGCAGTGGcgtttgtcaatttcattgaaacgaccaccAAATCAAACAAACGGCGAAAGCttataaagggttaataatTAGGAGAATATCTGCAGTGGATATCTGTCTTATCACACAAAActgcaattcatcattttacGCTGTAATATTGGAGCTATTTTCATCAATATGACATTGTTTGGTTGAGCCATCAATCACCACTTTGTAGGACATGCGAGACACAATTACAGTAGtgcctctcttagcagacacctctttataaaggacaacctctctattaagggcactagctttggtcctaaattggttgtttccattcaatttgacctctctaatcaggacacctctctattaaggaaagcacttgtcagtcccgagggtgtccttaatagagtggttctactgtacatgtagattaacTCTGACGAGAATGTGTTGTGCACGACCAGGTGAAATTACTGGTGATGGCGAAATCTCATGTAGGATCTAATTTAATGGAGGAGTTTCAGGAGTTGCTTACGGTTACCACAGTATAGTCAAAAAGTACAGGGATGCATCCAAAATGGTACACAAATATTTAATTCTCGCAACCACTTCTGTCAACTGGTGTCATCATGCCCAAAGACCAATATCGTGGCGTGGTAGGGAGTAATGATTTCATCCTTTTCTACAGAGTGGCCCAGAAAAGGTATCCAAAGAACAGTTGGTGAACAATATGACTTCTATTGTTccctgggccaccctgtataaataatggccgggtctatttggcaagccgctcgccgaacaggcatcttttttttcctgtttggagagccgcttgccaaacagcactaaaaagccaccctgttcggccagccgggcttgccaaacaggtaaaaaatctaccctgtttggcgagctggagactttactttaatattaatgagttcggctctccattcaggacaagaaaaagtcgctgtttgggaagccgggcttgccaaatagtcacttccataaaTAATATCAAATAGCAAATCTTTAATTGTGGTAATAGATAGTTGCTAAGGTCAAGTTATTCTCTCTGCTTGCAGATGGTGCCTACCGCATCCCTGAGTCTGATGCAGCCCTACCCAAGATTCCAGTCCAACCAATCGGATATAGTGATGCCTATAACCTTATGAGGTGAGATATGGTTTTTTTCCGCACTAGGCCTTATGGAGACAACTTTGAGAAAAGACTCGGTGCTTGATGATCCAGTTCAATTTCCTGTCAATAGATCATGGAGACACTGTTACTTTCCTTGCCATCTTTAGGGATATCCTCAGAAATAATATGTCGTAAGCCCATTGACTTATTCCAGCCGTCCTGATTACTTTTTCCGCTAcaatgagaaaaattgattgggGAGAATGAGTCTTTCTTGCCCTTTGTTGCGTCATTATTTTCGAATTCCCCCTCGTCGCAACTTCAAAGCAAGGGTGCAACAAGATCAACTCAAAAGTTATGTCTTCCTTAATGGCTTCACCTTATGAGAGAATTTGGGTCAATGAGacaaaaattgcctttttagctcagctgacaagctgagctattcatatgagtaaatggtagaatgaatgtccgtctgtctgtctgtctgtctgtctgttaaacaggcacgtttcaaaactatggtggataggcgatagattttccctataagccatttagacccttcaggactcctgaatagaccaagtgtgggtccggcaggattaacagtttggccaccagggggcaaaaagcctaaatcacaaaacaattttttggcgctttattcaagcagatagaagcttgaaataaagttgaaaaggaccgtatgcatgtaggtcttgaaactactaagagtagttttgattgatactaccagttggcgttactgagccaaaatctgtgttgacctagtttaagcttgatttgaatttcccgctcttgtatgactctgaaggttgtgggttccaatcccacttcgggtcaatttttttttttttttaatttgtacttttttcacttgtaaatacattttctttacttttttgaataatttggtgggcggccatcttggtttttttttctattttaaagcctttgctgtatccagagtgacatgaattttatggttggtgtacaataagtctcctttacatgatatcacatgggctttctatttgacctacttttcaaggtcagcctggctcaggcacttagatttgactaataagtggcatatttgtcaccatttaaaagtctttttactttggtatgtttgcctgatatattgacaaaactgaggttgaaagagatctatcgggtactttccatgttcatatatttcagctgagcgccaggcccttgggcctcttgttatcatCATTTGCTTAGTATTTCTGGCCCGAAGATACTAAATGGACCTGCAGTCTCAAGCTTTCATGCCCAGAGAAAATTATCTCGTGCAATTTGGTGACTCGGATCAGCCTCTCATGCAGTTTTCTTATTTCCTCAAATTCAGGCTGATGAAGGGACCGACAGACAACTATTTCAAAGGTGCGATGAATGTATCATACGGTATGGGACCTGGATTCAAGGAACCAAACCAGGACTGGTAAGCACTGGTTTTATGAACACAGAATATTTGAACAGACTTTCAGAGAGAAGGGCCGAACGAGGACGTGaacattttctttgttttcttcagcTTTCGCTCTGCACTTtaaggtgattttctccagggagtattgctcctccaaggcgggatgagccaCTACTTTTAGGTGCCAATTGGATTAATTTGCAAGTCAAAAATacaatccttggttctccccgTGATCAAACCCGGGCCATTTTGcttggtagccagcagtgttaaccacaaggcAATGAGGCTCCTTAGCGTGAAAATAAAACAGACAGACAGTCTGACATTATCTCACCTAAGCCCTTCTGGATACTGGACTAAACATTGCTTATGCTGTATCTTTCAGGAAAGTGAGATTGGAGGTGAATAATTACAGAGAGAGAAGGAATATAACGAATATCATTGGTTACATCAGAGGGAGTGAGGAGCCGGGTAAGTGTGTGATTGTTGTTTCAAAATCCTAACCAAAGTCAGACTTGTTTAAATGCTTTCGGTATTGTACGTGATATCTACCCTACAAATATCCCTGCAATCTTGTTTTGTTCTCTTCAGACCGTTACGTGATCATTGGTAACCATCGCGACGCCTGGTCGTACGGAGCCCAAGACCCTGGCAGCGGGACAGCGGTACTTTCTGCTCTGGTGGCGGCATTTGGAAAATACCACAAACAAGGAGGTAAGACGACTGCTGGGAACGATGGGAGATCTATCAGAAATACAgttccaagtcacaattgacatcctttctGCTTTGCGCCGAATGAGTTAAGACTTATCAAATTGGAGCCTGTTTTTACCAACACCAATCTAGACCGACGTCTCATCTTCTTACTTATCGCATTAGTTGCTTTCCTTTTCAGAATGGCAGCCAAGAAGAACTATCATCTTTGCCAACTGGGACGCAGAGGAGTTTGGCCTGATCGGGTCATACGAATGGATTGAGGAACACGCACAAGAGCTGACAGATCGTGCCGTGGCTTACCTGAATATGGACTCGCCAATCAAAGGTAAATATCAGAAACACTGAACACTTTCAGTGCCATCCGACGTAGATCTATGTCactttttcgtgatattttcGCAGCGCTAAAATTTGACGAACTTGCTCATTTTCTGACTGGCTATAGCGTTTGCGGCTGAAATTCAGTAGTTAAtgcattcaatttgaactgTTCACACTTTTAAAGTTAGTGTCTGATGGTgcatttgcgaaaataaatgcTCTTGAAAAATTCAGGGTTTTACCGTAATGATTTAAAACACTGCCGCTGTGTAATTTCATGCTTGAAATTCATCTCTTTTCCACATGTTCCAGGGAATTACATCTTCGCTGCTTCCTCGAGCCCACTTCTAAAACAAGTCATCTACAACTCGACCATGAAAGTGCCGTGTGTCGATGAGGGTCATCCGAACATGACCGTGTTTGAAAGGTGGTCGGGTTTATCATCTTATAAGGACAGTGATTATAGCGAGAATCCACAGTAAGTTCAAAGTCATTCCGGGGGATTTCCAGTcaaaatgttgcttcatttaGGAGGTTGAGCTGCACATTGAGATAAGGACGAGTTTCCGTTAAAATCTCAGTGAGGTGAAAAATTTCGCCATCTGTAAAATGAGGCTTTGAGTGTTACAAAACCACACATgcacttgacctacttttgactTAAATCCTGTTACTCAAAGTGGATCATTGGTTGCCAACAAGATTTTTCCACTTCCCCCTGTCCTGGGCAATTCTCTCAACTTGGGTCCAGTTCATCCCTATCATCCTAACCTCATGGTCTGTCGATCGTCGCCTTGTCGTCCTCGGCCTGCCTGGACACCGTCTGCCTTGCGGATTCCACCTGAGTTGCATGCCTTGTGATGTCGTTCCTAGGCTTTCTCCGAGTGCACAAACTAGACTAATTTTGGATTCAGAAAGTAACCACATCAACTTTGATTTTACACTGTTTCCTTTCTCTGCAGGATTCGCTCGCTCGGAGCAGGCAGTGATCAGACTGGGTTTCTCCACACGATGGGTATTCCCTCCATGTACCCAACCTATAGGATGGACAAAAAAGTGAGTTCGCATGCTACCAGTTTATTTGATGCTGGAAAGTTACTGAGGGGTTCCAACATCACTTTTGAGGTCTCCATTCGTGCCCTTACCCATGTaatcagaggtcaaattgccaGGAACATTCCAATATGTCCAAATTTTTGGCTGTTAGGATCAGTTGAGTCCGTTCATGTTTTCTAGATGCCATTGCCAGATTGACATCCAAACTCCTGCCATTGCAGACTGGGATAATAAATGGTCCCAAAAGTGCACTGGACAAAGTGAGAAACCATGGAAATACACTACATAAGAACccaacatcaacatcatcagtgtGTCACAAGCATATGCTTCCTCTTTCAGAAGTACGGCCTGTTGCCTTCCATGCCGTTCTACCACACCCGGCTAGACATCTTCGATATGATTGATAAGTTTGTCGATCCCGGCTTCCGTGCCCACGAGGCGTACACCAAGGTGATGGCTGAGGCCCTACTGGAGTTAGCGGAGGCAGCAAAACTCCCCCTAGATATTCGCACATACGTCGATGTGCTGGAAAGCTCATTTAAATATGTCAAGGACCACTTTGGTGCCATCCTTGCTATCAAGCAGATCTCTTTAGGTATGTCTATATACAGGAAAAATCTGTTCTCTTTCCTTCAAAGGGGTAGGTCGTTTGTATTCAATCATGGGTCgggaaaattgaaatgcagtACACagtgctgtagtgcagttgttATGTATGCAATATTGCTCAATCTTTGTATCAATAGTATGCGTATatttgtctacacaatggcaatgttgaaatctaTATCCAGTTCATCTTTCgtattggaaattttcaaattagatgacatatttcaaatttttaatgaacagcgtaggccttttgTAACCATTAATCCTGGGGACATATCCTTGCCATATCAAGCGCGGAATGTGCTGTCCATTAAGATCTCCCTTCTGCAACTATTACCATCTACATATATGCTCAGCTTTTCCAACATGTCTAACTGTTGACTACTTTGATATTACGGAAACCAATGCTAAATCTGTGGAATACCTGAAAGATTATCTCATACACAAAATCAGGTCTAAAAAGGATGACCTATGAAAAAGCTTCTTACATACTTTATTTCAAGTGCGATACTTGTCAGTTTGTGACTAGATGAGCCGTTGGATCCAACCGACAACGTGTATCAACTATATGTTTTGTCTATTTCAGATTCCTTACGTTCTTCCATTGATTTATTTAAAACATCCGCAGCGGACTTCCTCATCCATTTCAACCGTATTGATACAAAAAAGTGAGTGTGCCAAGTTTTAGCATCACGAAAATTTAACGGTTTATATTATTAAGCATTGATCATGTAGTAAGAAAATGCAAAGTGTAACTTTATGTATAAGGCAGATTAGAAAACTGTAACAGCTAGTATAAATCTCTTATTCTCAACTAAAATAATGTGTGATTGACTGCTTTTTTTCCTGTATGAAACCTGGAAGTTCAGAGAGAAACATATGTTCAGAAGCAGAATTGGATAAAACCGCCGATTTTTAGCAAAATTTAGATGAATATGTTTACTTTTTGAACCAGACTATCTAGGCCTACTGGTACCCTAAATGATTTAAGCGTCAACTATTTAATCGGATACGATGAATTCATGTTTCGTTTCCAGTGTCCTCCAGTTGCGAGAAGTGAACGACCGTCTACTTCAAGTCTCCAGAGCCTTTGTTTACGAGCCAGGTCTCCCTGGGTCACCTCAACTCAAGTAAGTCAAGGCCTTGCAAGGTGGCTTCCCCCGTCTCCTTAAAGTCAGCTTGGGTTCGCTTAAATCGCTTCAGTTCTCAGAGTGGcagaattttaattttttgaagTTTTCAGCAATGTTGGCCTCTGTGTCTTGCTAGTCTTTGTCTCCCCCATCTCTTAGCCAGCTTTGGGTGTTTGCTTTAAACACTTTCAGCACTAACAGATGTAGTTTCACAAATCAGTGACGGTTCTGTACTTAGTTGCTTTATAGACCGTTTTGTTGTAATCACAGGCCTAGGGCAGCAGTTTAGTTCTATATTAACCCTTTTAGTGTCACTCTCGACCTCAGGTCGAGATGGAAAAGTTAGTGTCACTCTCGACCTGAGGTCGACAGGGGATATAACGTTAGAAAACATCATGTACATCGTTTCAGCATTGTCCAGTCAGTGTTTTATATCTACCTTTCGAAAGAGCCAATCAAATCTGATCGTTAGGTACCGAATACTCATATGCTTTCTACAGTGATATTTCCCGCAATTTCGCTCTGAAAATCATGAATGTGAATGTACCGAATTCTGACGATagttcaaaatcacattttcacCCCAAAAAATAACCAATTCATGTTGAAATTTCTTGAGCTTCATCCAGGATAGTGTACTAAACAATTATCAGAAGAGATCTGCTACAAACAATTACTAAAGTACATTttagaaaattatttcaaagaaatcGTCAGAATTTGCGCGTTTTTCACACTTTTTCATggttttacccaaaaatgaaatgacatatacGCATTCAACTGGTACCATCCTTTGCTCAAGGCAATTGCCTACAAACTTTTCAATTACTGTAAAGTGATAGAAGTGAACACTTCTGAGCTACAAGGTTTCATAAAAGAGTTACCTAAAAGCTGCTAAAACCCAAAAACATGCTTGA
The sequence above is a segment of the Lineus longissimus chromosome 12, tnLinLong1.2, whole genome shotgun sequence genome. Coding sequences within it:
- the LOC135496597 gene encoding N-acetylated-alpha-linked acidic dipeptidase 2-like isoform X3, producing MGVGEKIRSAMPSIPGLTRWNSDTDRVDLQYKQMDKPSNPLCLQGWKGWIIKILILLVFLVIGVVVGYLIRRQVHEAYIKPTNTCPATKVKDYSSKVSEDILSYIHAGDIREKLKSYSKNVHIAGIKNNNQLMEDMKKSWVNAGLDDTKVSTYNALLSYPDPEKPNLISVIDANGTVQFNSSISQAAKDNPLLLPYSAYAPNGTVEGELVYANYGTVEDFKNLKDNKITVKGKIVLMRYGRTFRGDKIEQVEQQGAIGAILYTDPSDYAKDMTEVWPNGWWIPGDAVQQGNVRSVGRGDPLTPHWPSIDGAYRIPESDAALPKIPVQPIGYSDAYNLMRLMKGPTDNYFKGAMNVSYGMGPGFKEPNQDWKVRLEVNNYRERRNITNIIGYIRGSEEPDRYVIIGNHRDAWSYGAQDPGSGTAVLSALVAAFGKYHKQGEWQPRRTIIFANWDAEEFGLIGSYEWIEEHAQELTDRAVAYLNMDSPIKGNYIFAASSSPLLKQVIYNSTMKVPCVDEGHPNMTVFERWSGLSSYKDSDYSENPQIRSLGAGSDQTGFLHTMGIPSMYPTYRMDKKKYGLLPSMPFYHTRLDIFDMIDKFVDPGFRAHEAYTKVMAEALLELAEAAKLPLDIRTYVDVLESSFKYVKDHFGAILAIKQISLDSLRSSIDLFKTSAADFLIHFNRIDTKNVLQLREVNDRLLQVSRAFVYEPGLPGSPQLKNLLLAPSKRNWYRSSPFPGMTDTILDATTPADYEVVRQQVSILTIAIKAAERILAGGVVGIDDAVL
- the LOC135496597 gene encoding N-acetylated-alpha-linked acidic dipeptidase 2-like isoform X1 produces the protein MSMYQALNHDETNGETSLNLASWNNNNMDYQRLQACNGSPRNSQGNHSAMPSIPGLTRWNSDTDRVDLQYKQMDKPSNPLCLQGWKGWIIKILILLVFLVIGVVVGYLIRRQVHEAYIKPTNTCPATKVKDYSSKVSEDILSYIHAGDIREKLKSYSKNVHIAGIKNNNQLMEDMKKSWVNAGLDDTKVSTYNALLSYPDPEKPNLISVIDANGTVQFNSSISQAAKDNPLLLPYSAYAPNGTVEGELVYANYGTVEDFKNLKDNKITVKGKIVLMRYGRTFRGDKIEQVEQQGAIGAILYTDPSDYAKDMTEVWPNGWWIPGDAVQQGNVRSVGRGDPLTPHWPSIDGAYRIPESDAALPKIPVQPIGYSDAYNLMRLMKGPTDNYFKGAMNVSYGMGPGFKEPNQDWKVRLEVNNYRERRNITNIIGYIRGSEEPDRYVIIGNHRDAWSYGAQDPGSGTAVLSALVAAFGKYHKQGEWQPRRTIIFANWDAEEFGLIGSYEWIEEHAQELTDRAVAYLNMDSPIKGNYIFAASSSPLLKQVIYNSTMKVPCVDEGHPNMTVFERWSGLSSYKDSDYSENPQIRSLGAGSDQTGFLHTMGIPSMYPTYRMDKKKYGLLPSMPFYHTRLDIFDMIDKFVDPGFRAHEAYTKVMAEALLELAEAAKLPLDIRTYVDVLESSFKYVKDHFGAILAIKQISLDSLRSSIDLFKTSAADFLIHFNRIDTKNVLQLREVNDRLLQVSRAFVYEPGLPGSPQLKNLLLAPSKRNWYRSSPFPGMTDTILDATTPADYEVVRQQVSILTIAIKAAERILAGGVVGIDDAVL
- the LOC135496597 gene encoding N-acetylated-alpha-linked acidic dipeptidase 2-like isoform X5; this translates as MPRFRSAMPSIPGLTRWNSDTDRVDLQYKQMDKPSNPLCLQGWKGWIIKILILLVFLVIGVVVGYLIRRQVHEAYIKPTNTCPATKVKDYSSKVSEDILSYIHAGDIREKLKSYSKNVHIAGIKNNNQLMEDMKKSWVNAGLDDTKVSTYNALLSYPDPEKPNLISVIDANGTVQFNSSISQAAKDNPLLLPYSAYAPNGTVEGELVYANYGTVEDFKNLKDNKITVKGKIVLMRYGRTFRGDKIEQVEQQGAIGAILYTDPSDYAKDMTEVWPNGWWIPGDAVQQGNVRSVGRGDPLTPHWPSIDGAYRIPESDAALPKIPVQPIGYSDAYNLMRLMKGPTDNYFKGAMNVSYGMGPGFKEPNQDWKVRLEVNNYRERRNITNIIGYIRGSEEPDRYVIIGNHRDAWSYGAQDPGSGTAVLSALVAAFGKYHKQGEWQPRRTIIFANWDAEEFGLIGSYEWIEEHAQELTDRAVAYLNMDSPIKGNYIFAASSSPLLKQVIYNSTMKVPCVDEGHPNMTVFERWSGLSSYKDSDYSENPQIRSLGAGSDQTGFLHTMGIPSMYPTYRMDKKKYGLLPSMPFYHTRLDIFDMIDKFVDPGFRAHEAYTKVMAEALLELAEAAKLPLDIRTYVDVLESSFKYVKDHFGAILAIKQISLDSLRSSIDLFKTSAADFLIHFNRIDTKNVLQLREVNDRLLQVSRAFVYEPGLPGSPQLKNLLLAPSKRNWYRSSPFPGMTDTILDATTPADYEVVRQQVSILTIAIKAAERILAGGVVGIDDAVL
- the LOC135496597 gene encoding N-acetylated-alpha-linked acidic dipeptidase 2-like isoform X4; protein product: MVLIWKSRSAMPSIPGLTRWNSDTDRVDLQYKQMDKPSNPLCLQGWKGWIIKILILLVFLVIGVVVGYLIRRQVHEAYIKPTNTCPATKVKDYSSKVSEDILSYIHAGDIREKLKSYSKNVHIAGIKNNNQLMEDMKKSWVNAGLDDTKVSTYNALLSYPDPEKPNLISVIDANGTVQFNSSISQAAKDNPLLLPYSAYAPNGTVEGELVYANYGTVEDFKNLKDNKITVKGKIVLMRYGRTFRGDKIEQVEQQGAIGAILYTDPSDYAKDMTEVWPNGWWIPGDAVQQGNVRSVGRGDPLTPHWPSIDGAYRIPESDAALPKIPVQPIGYSDAYNLMRLMKGPTDNYFKGAMNVSYGMGPGFKEPNQDWKVRLEVNNYRERRNITNIIGYIRGSEEPDRYVIIGNHRDAWSYGAQDPGSGTAVLSALVAAFGKYHKQGEWQPRRTIIFANWDAEEFGLIGSYEWIEEHAQELTDRAVAYLNMDSPIKGNYIFAASSSPLLKQVIYNSTMKVPCVDEGHPNMTVFERWSGLSSYKDSDYSENPQIRSLGAGSDQTGFLHTMGIPSMYPTYRMDKKKYGLLPSMPFYHTRLDIFDMIDKFVDPGFRAHEAYTKVMAEALLELAEAAKLPLDIRTYVDVLESSFKYVKDHFGAILAIKQISLDSLRSSIDLFKTSAADFLIHFNRIDTKNVLQLREVNDRLLQVSRAFVYEPGLPGSPQLKNLLLAPSKRNWYRSSPFPGMTDTILDATTPADYEVVRQQVSILTIAIKAAERILAGGVVGIDDAVL
- the LOC135496597 gene encoding N-acetylated-alpha-linked acidic dipeptidase 2-like isoform X2, with amino-acid sequence MSALAEAGEFAMPSIPGLTRWNSDTDRVDLQYKQMDKPSNPLCLQGWKGWIIKILILLVFLVIGVVVGYLIRRQVHEAYIKPTNTCPATKVKDYSSKVSEDILSYIHAGDIREKLKSYSKNVHIAGIKNNNQLMEDMKKSWVNAGLDDTKVSTYNALLSYPDPEKPNLISVIDANGTVQFNSSISQAAKDNPLLLPYSAYAPNGTVEGELVYANYGTVEDFKNLKDNKITVKGKIVLMRYGRTFRGDKIEQVEQQGAIGAILYTDPSDYAKDMTEVWPNGWWIPGDAVQQGNVRSVGRGDPLTPHWPSIDGAYRIPESDAALPKIPVQPIGYSDAYNLMRLMKGPTDNYFKGAMNVSYGMGPGFKEPNQDWKVRLEVNNYRERRNITNIIGYIRGSEEPDRYVIIGNHRDAWSYGAQDPGSGTAVLSALVAAFGKYHKQGEWQPRRTIIFANWDAEEFGLIGSYEWIEEHAQELTDRAVAYLNMDSPIKGNYIFAASSSPLLKQVIYNSTMKVPCVDEGHPNMTVFERWSGLSSYKDSDYSENPQIRSLGAGSDQTGFLHTMGIPSMYPTYRMDKKKYGLLPSMPFYHTRLDIFDMIDKFVDPGFRAHEAYTKVMAEALLELAEAAKLPLDIRTYVDVLESSFKYVKDHFGAILAIKQISLDSLRSSIDLFKTSAADFLIHFNRIDTKNVLQLREVNDRLLQVSRAFVYEPGLPGSPQLKNLLLAPSKRNWYRSSPFPGMTDTILDATTPADYEVVRQQVSILTIAIKAAERILAGGVVGIDDAVL